The DNA segment TAGAGCTCTGAGAGCTGGTTGAGCAGCCGCGCGTACGCCTCACGTTCCGGGCCTCGCGGCTCCGTCTTGTTTTTGCTGGACTCCCAGACGCTGACGGTCGCACGGCGCACCTTCAGCGCCCCGGACACCTGCTCCAGCGTCAGGCCGTGCGACCCGCAAGCGTTTGCGCTCTTCCGGTGGCGGGAGCGGAGACGCGGACGCGACCAGCGCGTCGACAGCATGGCGGTGGTTCCGCCGTCCTCACCTCGACCGAGTGCACCATCGGCTTGGATGATGCCGCGCGGCCCCCGTCGAGGGCCGACAGCAGGCGTGTCTTCTCCCAGTGCCGTTCGTTCCACACGGCATGATCATGAACTTCAAGTCGACGCCGATGAAGATCGCACTCGCCGCAGCAGCGGCCCTCGGCCTGTCGATGACGGCCGTACCAACAGTGACCGCCCAGGCGCGAGCCTTCGCACCCCAGGTCACCGTGGTCCCCGCCACCAACCTGGCCCCGACCGCCATTGTCAGGGTCCACATGACCGGCTTCAAACCTGGGAAATCGGTAGTCGTCCAGCAATGCGCAGAGGTAAGCGCGGGGGTTTACGCCTGCGACAACGACCCCGAAACTGAGACCCTCAACGACAAGGGCGACGGCAGCTCCGCAGTGCGAGTGCACCGCGAGTTCGAAGCACACCTCGACAACGGTGACCCGGTCGGCACCGTCAACTGCAACACGACCGAACTCGGCTGCTTCGTCTCCGTCCCCAACTCCGAAGGCAGAACGACCGCGCCGATCGACTTCCAGTAAGTCGTGTCGCACCAGGCGCGCGGACTCCACCGGCGGTGGCGGCTCACGGTTCGCTCGTATTCGCCAGGCGGCACCCGTGCGAGTCGGTTGAAGGGCGCACCAGATCAACGCCAGCAGGGGCCCCGGGGTGATGCTGCTCCATCACCCCGAGACCGCGGTCGGTTCATCGCCTGGGGGTGCGCGTACCCGGCACAGTCCGGGCGGTCAGAGCCAGGTCGAGGCGCCGGTTCATGTTCAGCTCGAACCGTCCGTACGGGTTCACGTGCGTCCAGAAAAGCGGGGAGAGCGTGCACCGGCCCGCCTCCGTGAAGGTGTCGGCCCACTTCGGGTCGGCCATCACGTTCTGCGACATGACAGGTAGCGGCAGCCATACGAGAACACGGCCCTGCCAGAAACAGTGGCCCAGCGACACATATCGCGTCCCGGCAGACCCGCTAAACCATCGAATGTGGCCCAGACCACTCAGGCTTCGGCGACAATGCTCAATCTTCGCTGCGAGAGGTCACAGGGCGCGGGTGTTCTGTGTCAACGAACCTTGATCGCGTGCCACCGAAGCTTGATCAGGCTTGGTGTGATCGAGCGCGGCAGGTGGCCGTAAGGGCGCTCGTTTTCGGCCTTCCCGGCTGTGCCGGGTTAGCCATTCTTGTGGTTATTTTCCCTCTGTGGCGGGATGGGTGATGTATGCCCCAGTACGGTGAGCGGGCCGGGCAAGATCCTCAACTCCTGGAAGCGGAGAGCCTCATGGCCAACTGGACGAACAGCGGTACCCCCAGCGACAGCCTCGCCGTCAGTTCCTGTCCCCGTACTGTTCTGAGTGCTCCACCAAGTACGGAGAAATGTGCACCAGTCTCAGAGGGACGGTCGTGCTCAGACCAGGGTGGAGATGCAGAACGGGTGGCCTGCGGGATCCAGCAGGACCCGCCACCGGTCGGGGTCCGGCTGGAATTCGGGCTTGACGGCTCCCAGAGCGAGCAGGCGAGCCTGAGCGGCGTCCAAGTCGTCGACGCCTAGTTCTATATGGGCCTGCTTCTCCTGGGAGGGATCCGGCCAAGTGGGGCGGCGGTAGTCGGTGAGCCGGTTGAATCCCAGTCCTGCAGCTCCCTCTCGGCCGAGCAGGATGAAATCCTCGGTGGAGAGGACCACAGGCAGGCCGACGGCCTTTCCGTAGAAGTGGGCCAGCTCAGCGGGGTCAGGGCAGTCGAAGGTGACAGCCGAGTAGCGGAACGTGGATGCTGACGTGTCTTCATGGCTCATGGGCGGGACGGTATTAGGGATCTAGGACAAGCTGGGTCCTATTTGTGATGTGGTCGGCACGTTCGCTCACCTTCTGCGATTGGCCTCCTGGTCGCTCAGGCCACGTCTGTGTCCCGCTCGATGGCCTGGAGCCGGTTCTTGAGCCGGTAGCTGTTGCCGTTGATAGAGACGACTTCGCAGTGGTAGAGGAGGCGGTCGAGGATGGCGGTGGCGAGGACCTCGTCGCCGAAGACCTGACCCCACTCGCTGAAGGTCTTGTTCGAGGTCAGGATGACCGAGCCCTTCTCGTAGCGCTTGGAGATCACCTGGAAGACCAGGTTCGCTTCCGCGCGTTCGAGGGGTTGGTAGCCGACTTCGTCGACCACGAGGACGCTGGGCCGCAGGTAGGTGCCGAGCTTGTTGACCAGCCGTCCGGCGGCCTCGGCGGTCTTGAGGTGACGGACCATGTCGTCGAGGGTCGTGAAGTAGATCGAGTAGCCGGCCCGGCAGGCCGCGACGGCCAGGGCGACGGCGATGTGCGTCTTGCCGACTCCCGGCGGGCCCAGCAGGGCCGCGTTGGCCTTGGCCTCGACGAACGAGAGGGTGGCGAGGTCTTTGACCTTGCGGGGGTCGAGGTCGGGCTGGAAGGAGAAGTCGTACTCATCGAGCGTCTTGTGGTGCGGCAGCTTCGAGGTCCGCAGCCCTTGGCGGAAGCGACGGTCGTCGCGGACCGCGAGTTCCTCGGAGAGGACCAGGTCGAGGAAGTCGAGGTAACCCATCTTCGCCTCGTCGGCCCGGCGGGTGAACTCGTTGATTGTCTCCGCGAGATGGGGCAGGCCGAGCTTGCCGGCCGTGGTGCGGATGCGGTTGCCGGTCAGCTGGCTCAAGAGCGTTCCTTCGTCGCGCGGTGGGTGGAGAAGGGGCGGGTGCCGGTCAGTTCGTCATAGACGGACAGCGGGCGGCGGCCAACTTCGACGCTGGCGGCTGCGGCCCGGTTCAACAGGGCTTGCAGCGGGCCGGCTTCGAGGCCCAGTGGCTGGTCATGGCGAGGCCGGGGGACCACGTCGCCGGTGGTGACGCGCCGGTTGTCGCCCTTGGGCAGGCCGTCCCAGTGCTTCTCGTCGACGACACGCGCGCCGCGGCCGACTGCCCGCGGATGGACAGCCAAGAGGGTCCCGCCGCTGGCGTCGGGGACGGTGGAGTGCAGGCTGATCTGCGACTTCGTGGCCCGGACCTCGACCAGTTGACGGGGGCGGACCTTGCGGGCTGGCACCGAGTAGAGGTTCGCGTCGAAGGCGACCAGGCAGTCCTTGCCGACGTGCCGCAGATGCCGCTGGGCGACCACATACGGAGTCGGCGGCGGCGGCC comes from the Streptomyces sp. NBC_01471 genome and includes:
- a CDS encoding enediyne antibiotic chromoprotein; this encodes MPFVPHGMIMNFKSTPMKIALAAAAALGLSMTAVPTVTAQARAFAPQVTVVPATNLAPTAIVRVHMTGFKPGKSVVVQQCAEVSAGVYACDNDPETETLNDKGDGSSAVRVHREFEAHLDNGDPVGTVNCNTTELGCFVSVPNSEGRTTAPIDFQ
- a CDS encoding transposase: MSQNVMADPKWADTFTEAGRCTLSPLFWTHVNPYGRFELNMNRRLDLALTARTVPGTRTPRR
- the istB gene encoding IS21-like element helper ATPase IstB — encoded protein: MSQLTGNRIRTTAGKLGLPHLAETINEFTRRADEAKMGYLDFLDLVLSEELAVRDDRRFRQGLRTSKLPHHKTLDEYDFSFQPDLDPRKVKDLATLSFVEAKANAALLGPPGVGKTHIAVALAVAACRAGYSIYFTTLDDMVRHLKTAEAAGRLVNKLGTYLRPSVLVVDEVGYQPLERAEANLVFQVISKRYEKGSVILTSNKTFSEWGQVFGDEVLATAILDRLLYHCEVVSINGNSYRLKNRLQAIERDTDVA
- a CDS encoding VOC family protein produces the protein MSHEDTSASTFRYSAVTFDCPDPAELAHFYGKAVGLPVVLSTEDFILLGREGAAGLGFNRLTDYRRPTWPDPSQEKQAHIELGVDDLDAAQARLLALGAVKPEFQPDPDRWRVLLDPAGHPFCISTLV